One part of the Amaranthus tricolor cultivar Red isolate AtriRed21 chromosome 16, ASM2621246v1, whole genome shotgun sequence genome encodes these proteins:
- the LOC130803194 gene encoding protein Ycf2 — MKGHQFKSWIFELREILREIKNSHYFLDSWTQFNSVGSFIHIFFHQERFIKLFDPRIWSILLSRNSQGSTSNRYFTIKGVVLFVVVVLIYRITNRNMVERKNLYLIGLLPIPMNSIGPRNDTLKKSFWSSNINRLIVSLLYLPKGKKISESYLLDPKESTWFLPITKKCIMSESNRGSRWWRNWIGKKRDSSCKISNETVAGIEISFKEKDIKYLEFPFVYYMDDPIRKDHDWELFDCLSLRKRRNIINLNSGQLFEIVVKHWICYLMSAFREKIPIEVESFFKEQGAGSTSQSNDIEHVSHLFSRNKWAISLQNCAQFHMWQFHQDLFVSWGKNPYESDFLRNASRENWIWLDNVWLVNKDRFFSKVRNVSSNIQYDSTRSSFVQVMDSNTRSIRSFFSDRWSELHLGSNPTERSTRDQKLLKKQQDVSFAPSRRSENNEMVNIFKIIKYLQSTVSIHPISSDPGCDMVPKDEPDMDSSAKISFLNKNSFFYLFHLFHDRNRGGYTLHHDFESEEKFQEMADLFTLSITEPDLVYHKGFAFSIDSCGLDQKQLLNEVFNSRDESKKKSLLVLSPIFYEESESFYRRIRKNGFRISCGNYLEDRKQKNDTLNHRTIRKYTINQHLSNLKKSQKKWVDPLIFLSRTERFMNRDPDAYRYKWFNGSKNFQEHLEHFVSEQRSHFQVVFDRLRINQYSIDWSEVIDKKDLSKSLRFFLSKSFRFFLSKSLSKLLLFLSNSLPFFFVSFGNIPINRSEIHIYELKGPNDQLYNPLLESIGLQIVHLKKLKAFLLDDHDTFQKSKFLINGGTISPFLFNKIPKWMIDSFHTRNNRGKSFDTTDSYFSMISHDQNNWLNPVKPFHRSSLISSFYKANRLRFLNNPHHFCFYCNKRFPFYMEKARINNSDFTYRQFLNILFIHNKKFSLCVGKKKHAFLERDTISPIESQVSNICIPNDFPIRSDLFVRRTIYSIAGISGTPLTEGQIVHFERTYGKPPLSNMNLSDSERKNLHQYLNLNFGLIYTLCSEKYLLSEKRKKRSLCLKKCVEKGQMYRAFQRDSAFSTLSKWNLFQTYMPWFLTSTGYKYLNFLFLDTFSDLLSILSSNPKFLSILHDIMYRSDISWRILQKILYLPQWNLISEISSKCLHNLLLYEKTIHQNNESPLIWTHLGSPNVREFFYSILFLLLLAGYLVRTHLLFVFRASSELQTEFEKVKSLMIPSYMIELRKLLDRYPTSEPNSFWLKNLFLVALEQLGDSLEEIWGSVSGDNMLLGSGPAYGFKSIRSKKKYLNINLIDIIDLISIIPNPINRITFSRNTRHLSHTSKEIYSLIRKRKRVNGDWIDDKIESWVASSDSIDDEEREFLVQFSTLTTEKRIDKILLSLTHSDHLSKNDSGYQMIEQPGAIYLRHLVDIHKKYLMNYEFNTSCLTERRVFLAHYQTITYSQTSCGANSFHFPSHGKPFSLRLALSPSRGILVIGSIGTGRSYLVKYLATNSYVPFITVFLNKFLDNKPKGSLIDLSDDIYASASDDIDASDYIDASDDIDYDLDTELELLTMDMMPEIDPFSITLQFELAKAMSPCIIWIPNIHDLDVNESNYLSLGLLVNYLSRDCEKGSTRNILVIASTHIPQKVDPALIAPNQLNTCIKIRRLRIPQQRKHFLTLSYTRGFHLEKKMFHTNGFGSITIGSNVRDLVALINEALSISITQKKSILDTNTIRSALHRQTWDLRSQVRSVQDHGILFYQIGRAVAQNVLLSNCPIDPISIYMKKKSCNEGDSYLYKWYFELGTSMKKLTILLYLLSCSAGSVAQDLWSLPGPDEKNGITSYGLVENDSYLVHGLLEVEGALVGSSRTEKDCSQNDRVTLFLRSELRDPLDMMQNGSCSILDHRFLYEKYESELEEGEGALDPQQIEEDLFNHIVWAPRIWNPWGFLFDCIERPNELGFPYWAGSFRGKRIIYDKEDELQENESEFLQSGTMQYQTRDRFSKEQGFFRISQFIWDPSDPLFFLFKDQPFGSVFSHREFFADAEISKGLLTSQMNPPISIFQRWFLKNTQEKHFELLINRQRWLRTNSSLSNGSFRSNTLSESYQYLSNLFLSNGTLLDQMTKTLLRKRWLFPDEMKIGFMQE; from the coding sequence ATGAAAGGACATCAATTCAAATCCTGGATTTTCGAATTGAGAGAGATATTGAGAGAGATTAAGAATTCTCACTATTTCTTAGATTCATGGACCCAATTCAATTCAGTGGGATCTTTCATTCACATTTTTTTCCACCAAGAACGTTTTATAAAACTCTTTGACCCCCGAATTTGGAGTATCCTACTTTCACGCAATTCACAGGGTTCAACAAGCAATCGATATTTCACGATCAAGGGTGTAGTACTCTTTGTGGTAGTGGTCCTTATATATCGTATTACCAATCGAAATATGGTCGAAAGAAAAAATCTCTATTTGATAGGGCTTCTTCCTATACCTATGAATTCCATTGGACCCAGAAATGATACATTGAAAAAATCCTTTTGGTCTTCCAATATCAATAGGCTGATTGTTTCGCTACTCTATCTTCCAAAAGGAAAGAAGATTTCTGAGAGTTATTTACTAGATCCGAAAGAGAGTACTTGGTTTCTTCCAATAACTAAAAAGTGTATCATGTCTGAATCTAACCGGGGTTCGCGGTGGTGGAGGAACTGGATCGGAAAAAAGAGGGATTCTAGTTGTAAGATATCTAATGAAACCGTCGCTGGAATTGAGATCTCATTCAAAGAGAAAGATATCAAATATCTGGAGTTTCCCTTTGTATATTATATGGATGATCCGATCCGCAAGGACCACGATTGGGAATTGTTTGATTGTCTTTCTCTGAGGAAGAGGCGAAACATAATCAACTTGAATTCGGGACAGCTTTTCGAAATCGTAGTGAAGCACTGGATTTGTTATCTCATGTCTGCTTTTCGTGAAAAAATACCAATTGAAGTGGAGAGTTTCTTCAAAGAACAAGGGGCTGGGTCAACTAGTCAATCAAATGATATTGAGCATGTTTCCCATCTCTTCTCGAGAAACAAGTGGGCTATTTCTTTGCAAAATTGTGCTCAATTTCATATGTGGCAATTCCACCAAGATTTATTCGTTAGTTGGGGGAAGAATCCGTACGAATCGGATTTTTTGAGGAACGCATCGAGAGAGAATTGGATTTGGCTAGACAATGTGTGGTTGGTAAATAAGGATCGGTTTTTTAGCAAGGTACGGAATGTATCGTCAAATATTCAATATGATTCCACAAGATCTAGTTTTGTTCAAGTAATGGATTCTAATACAAGATCCATTCGTTCTTTTTTCTCTGACAGATGGTCAGAACTTCATCTGGGTTCAAATCCTACTGAGAGGTCCACTAGAGATCAGAAATTGTTGAAGAAACAACAAGATGTTTCTTTTGCCCCTTCCAGGCGATCGGAAAATAACGAAATGGTTAATATATTCAAGATAATTAAGTATTTACAAAGTACCGTCTCAATTCATCCTATTTCATCAGATCCGGGATGTGATATGGTTCCGAAGGATGAACCGGATATGGACAGTTCCGCTAAGATTTCATTCTTGaacaaaaattcatttttttacttatttcatCTATTCCATGACCGAAACAGGGGGGGATACACATTACACCACGATTTTGAATCCGAAGAGAAATTTCAAGAAATGGCGGATCTATTCACTCTATCAATAACCGAGCCGGATCTGGTGTATCATAAGGGATTTGCCTTTTCTATTGATTCCTGCGGATTGGATCAAAAACAACTCTTGAATGAGGTATTTAACTCCAGGGATGAATCGAAAAAGAAATCTTTATTGGTTctatctcctattttttatgaAGAGAGTGAATCTTTTTATCGAAGGATCCGAAAAAATGGGTTTCGGATCTCCTGCGGGAATTATTTGGAagatagaaaacaaaaaaacgaTACTCTGAATCATAGAACTATAAGGAAATATACGATCAACCAACATTTATCGAATTTGAAAAAGAGTCAGAAGAAATGGGTTGATcctcttatttttctttctcgAACCGAGAGATTCATGAATCGGGATCCTGATGCATATAGATACAAATGGTTCAATGGGAGCAAAAATTTCCAGGAACATTTGGAACATTTCGTTTCTGAGCAGAGGAGCCATTTTCAAGTAGTGTTCGATCGATTACGTATTAATCAATATTCGATTGATTGGTCTGAGGTTATCGACAAAAAAGATTTGTCTAAGTCACTTCGTTTCTTTTTGTCCAAGTCATTTCGTTTCTTTTTGTCCAAGTCACTTTCCAAGTTGCTTCTCTTTTTGTCTAACTCACTTCCTTTTTTCTTTGTGAGTTTCGGGAATATCCCTATTAATAGGTCCGAGATCCACATTTATGAATTGAAAGGTCCGAATGATCAACTCTACAATCCCTTGTTAGAATCAATAGGTCTTCAAATCGTTcatttgaaaaaattgaaagCTTTCTTATTGGATGATCATGATACTTTCCAAAAATCGAAATTCTTGATCAATGGAGGAACAATATCACCATTTTTGTTCAATAAGATACCAAAGTGGATGATTGACTCATTCCATACTAGAAATAATCGCGGGAAATCCTTTGATACCACGGATTCCTATTTCTCAATGATATCCCACGATCAAAACAATTGGTTGAATCCCGTAAAACCATTTCATAGAAGTTCATTGATATCTTCTTTTTATAAAGCAAATCGACTTCGATTCTTGAATAATCCACATCACTTCTGCTTCTATTGTAACAAAAGATTCCCTTTTTATATGGAAAAGGCCCGTATCAATAATTCTGATTTTACATATAGACAATTCCTCAATATCTTGTTCAttcacaacaaaaaattttctttgtgtGTCGGTAAAAAAAAACATGCTTTTTTGGAGAGAGATACTATTTCACCAATTGAGTCACAGGTATCTAACATATGCATACCTAACGATTTTCCAATTCGATCCGATCTATTCGTTCGTAGAACTATTTACTCGATCGCAGGCATTTCTGGAACACCTCTAACAGAGGGACAAATAGTCCATTTTGAAAGAACTTATGGTAAACCACCTCTTTCCAATATGAATCTATCTGATTCAGAAAGGAAGAACTTGCATCAGTATCTCAATCTCAATTTCGGTTTGATTTACACTCTATGTTCTGAGAAATATTTACTATCGGAAAAGAGGAAAAAACGGAGTCTTTGTCTAAAGAAATGCGTTGAGAAAGGGCAGATGTATAGAGCCTTTCAACGAGATAGTGCTTTTTCAACTCTCTCAAAATGGAATCTATTCCAAACATATATGCCATGGTTCCTTACTTCGACAGGGTACAAATatctaaattttctatttttagatacTTTTTCAGACCTATTGTCAATACTAAGTAGCAATCCAAAATTTTTATCTATTCTTCATGATATTATGTACAGATCAGATATATCATGGCGAATTCTTCAGAAAATTTTGTATCTTCCACAATGGAATCTGATAAGTGAGATTTCGAGTAAGTGTTTACATAATCTTCTTCTGTACGAAAAAACGATTCATCAAAATAATGAGTCACCATTGATATGGACACATCTGGGATCGCCAAATGTTCGGGAGTTCTTCTATTCAAtccttttccttcttcttcttgcTGGATATCTCGTTCGTACACATCTTCTCTTTGTTTTTCGAGCCTCTAGTGAGTTACAGACAGAGTTCGAAAAGGTCAAATCTTTGATGATTCCATCATACATGATTGAGTTGCGAAAACTTCTGGATAGGTATCCTACATCGGAACCGAATTCCTTCTGGTTAAAGAATCTCTTTTTGGTTGCTTTGGAACAATTAGGAGATTCCCTAGAAGAAATATGGGGTTCTGTTTCTGGCGACAACATGCTATTGGGTAGTGGTCCCGCTTATGGGTTCAAATCAATACGttctaagaaaaaatatttgaatattaATCTAATCGATATCATCGATCTCATAAGTATCATACCAAATCCCATCAATCGAATCACTTTTTCGAGAAATACGAGACATCTAAGTCATACAAGTAAAGAGATCTATTCAttgataagaaaaagaaaaagggtgaACGGTGATTGGATTGATGATAAAATAGAATCCTGGGTCGCGAGCAGTGATTCgattgatgatgaagaaagagaattcTTGGTTCAGTTCTCCACTTTAACGACAgaaaaaaggattgataaaaTTCTATTGAGTCTGACTCATAGTGATCATTTATCAAAGAATGACTCTGGTTATCAAATGATTGAACAACCGGGAGCAATTTACTTACGACACTTAGTTGACATTCATAAAAAGTATCTAATGAATTATGAGTTCAATACATCTTGTTTAACAGAAAGACGAGTATTCCTTGCTCATTATCAGACAATCACTTATTCACAAACCTCGTGTGGGGCTAATAGTTTTCATTTCCCATCTCATGGAAAACCCTTTTCGCTCCGATTAGCCCTATCCCCCTCTAGAGGTATTTTAGTGATAGGTTCTATAGGAACTGGACGATCCTATTTGGTCAAATACCTAGCGACAAACTCCTATGTTCCTTTTATTACGGTATTTCTGAACAAGTTCCTGGATAACAAGCCTAAAGGTTCTCTTATTGATCTTAGTGACGATATTTATGCTAGTGCTAGTGACGATATTGATGCTAGTGACTATATTGATGCTAGTGACGATATCGATTATGACCTTGATACGGAGCTGGAGCTGCTAACTATGGATATGATGCCGGAAATAGACCCATTTTCTATCACCCTTCAATTCGAATTAGCAAAAGCAATGTCTCCTTGCATAATATGGATTCCAAACATTCATGATCTGGATGTGAATGAGTCGAATTACTTATCCCTCGGTCTATTAGTGAACTATCTCTCCAGGGATTGTGAAAAAGGGTCTACTAGAAATATTCTTGTTATTGCTTCGACTCATATTCCGCAAAAAGTGGATCCCGCTCTAATAGCCCCGAATCAATTAAATACATGCATTAAGATACGAAGGCTTCGTATTCCACAACAACGAAAGCACTTTTTGACTCTTTCATATACTAGGGGATTTCACTTGGAAAAGAAAATGTTCCATACTAATGGATTCGGGTCCATAACCATTGGTTCCAATGTACGAGATCTTGTAGCACTTATCAATGAGGCCCTATCGATTAGTATTACACAGAAGAAATCCATTCTAGACACTAATACAATTCGATCCGCTCTTCATAGACAAACTTGGGATTTGCGATCCCAGGTAAGATCGGTTCAGGATCATGGGATCCTTTTCTATCAGATAGGAAGGGCTGTTGCACAAAATGTACTTCTAAGTAATTGCCCTATAGAtcctatatctatctatatgaAGAAGAAATCATGTAACGAAGGGGATTCTTATTTGTACAAATGGTACTTCGAACTTGGAACGAGCATGAAGAAATTAACGATACTTCTTTATCTTTTGAGTTGTTCTGCCGGATCGGTCGCTCAAGATCTTTGGTCTCTACCCGGACCCGATGAAAAAAATGGGATCACTTCTTATGGACTCGTTGAGAATGATTCTTATCTAGTTCATGGCCTATTAGAAGTAGAAGGCGCTCTGGTGGGATCCTCACGGACAGAAAAAGATTGCAGTCAGAATGATCGAGTGACGTTGTTTCTTCGGTCCGAACTAAGGGATCCTTTAGATATGATGCAAAATGGATCTTGTTCTATCCTTGATCATAGATTTCTCTATGAAAAATACGAATCGGAATTGGAAGAAGGGGAAGGAGCCCTCGATCCGCAACAGATAGAGGAGGATTTATTCAATCACATAGTTTGGGCTCCTAGAATATGGAACCCCTGGGGCTTTCTATTTGATTGTATCGAAAGGCCCAATGAATTGGGATTTCCCTATTGGGCCGGGTCATTTCGGGGCAAGCGGATCATTTATGATAAAGAGGATGAGCTTCAAGAGAATGAGTCGGAGTTCTTGCAGAGTGGAACCATGCAGTACCAGACACGAGATAGATTTTCCAAAGAACAGGGATTTTTTCGAATAAGCCAATTCATTTGGGACCCCTCAGATCCACTCTTTTTCCTATTCAAAGATCAGCCCTTTGGCTCTGTGTTTTCACATCGTGAATTCTTTGCAGATGCAGAGATATCAAAGGGGCTTCTTACTTCCCAAATGAATCCTCCTATATCTATATTTCAACGCTGGTTTCTCAAGAATACGCAAGAAAAGCACTTTGAATTGTTGATTAATCGCCAGAGATGGCTTAGAACCAACAGCTCATTATCGAATGGATCTTTCCGTTCTAATACTCTATCCGAGAGTTATCAGTATTTATCAAATCTGTTCCTATCTAACGGAACACTATTGGATCAAATGACAAAGACATTGTTGAGAAAAAGATGGCTTTTCCCGGATGAAATGAAAATTGGATTCATGCAAGAGTAG